A window of Bacteroidia bacterium genomic DNA:
GCATTAACATCTAATGATCCAGAGTGAACATCAACATTTGGAGGGTGTATGCCTAAAACATCTGAGGCATCTTCTTCATTACCATAAAGAATATCAACATATTTTAAAATTTCTCTTGATACTTTTTGGGCTAAATCTTTTTGTGTATAGTTTGAGTCCCATAACCATAATTTGTTTCTGTAGTTAAGATCGTAAGAGACAGTAACATTATGTTCTTTAGCCTTCTTTACACTCATTAGTGCAGCATCAGCAGCTGTTTTTGAAATTGCTGGAGTAATTCCACTAAGATGGAACCACCTGGCGCCAGAAAAGATTTCATCCCAATTATATGAATTAGCTTCTACTAGGCTAACTGAAGAACCTTCGCGATCATAAACTACACTACTTGGTCTTTGATTTGCCCCTGTTTCTAAAAAGTAGAGACCTAATCTACCTTTATTAGATAGTTGTATATGTTCAACACCAACATCCATCCCTCTTAAAAAGCCCAAGCAAGCTTCTCCTATCGCATTTGAAGGTAAAGCTGTCACAAATTGAGTTTTCTTTTTCATACATGCTAGAGAGACAGCAACATTAGCTTCTGCACCTGAAAAAGTAATTCTGACTTGTCCTGGTAGAATTTGTCTAAATTTAAAAAAGTTTTCTGCCTCAACACGGCCCATGACTTCACCAAAGGTTACAATTTTACCCATTTAAATTACCTCTCATTAAAAAAAATAGTTAGATTTTAAATTCTTTATTTTACAACTGTGTAAACAATTATTATTGATTATATTATACCTTAAATTCACAATAAAGAGGTAGATAATAAATATATTTTGATTATAAATTTGTGTTAGACAACAAACCCCCAGCTGAAAATAGCTGGGGGTAATAACAGAATGTAATTTATTTTTTAATTATTGAAATTAACATTTCTTCCATTAACTGTCATCTTTGTATAAGTAGTGCCAGATTCATTATATAAGAAATCAATAATGACATTAAAAGTGCCACTTGGGGCATCTTTAAAATTGTTGATTTTGATTTTTGCACTTATTGTCCCAGTATTTTCAGTAAATATCATTTCCCCTTCAAGTAAAATCAATTGGCCTTCAGGAATCTCTACCCAATCATCATCATCGTCATCGCCATCATTAGCAATTTCAGAAATATCAAGTTCTTCTAGCTGATAGGTACCAGGGTTAGGAAACTCTTCTTCCACTAATTCATGTTTTAATGAGAAAGCACCGTACGACAGCTCCATGCCTATTTCAACAATTATTACTAAATCATCATTTGAATATTTTGCCATTGGATCTTCACAACTAATAATCATTACTGTAACCATAATAGATATCAACAGAATCGCAATTATCTTTCCTTTGTTTCTCATACATCCTCTCCTTTTCTGGGTAACTATAAGTTACCTAATAAATGTTATAACAAATAATGTTATAACAAATATAATAAGGATATTTTAAAAGGCAAGTATTTTTTTAAAATACTTTTTTATAT
This region includes:
- a CDS encoding sugar kinase, whose product is MGKIVTFGEVMGRVEAENFFKFRQILPGQVRITFSGAEANVAVSLACMKKKTQFVTALPSNAIGEACLGFLRGMDVGVEHIQLSNKGRLGLYFLETGANQRPSSVVYDREGSSVSLVEANSYNWDEIFSGARWFHLSGITPAISKTAADAALMSVKKAKEHNVTVSYDLNYRNKLWLWDSNYTQKDLAQKVSREILKYVDILYGNEEDASDVLGIHPPNVDVHSGSLDVNAYEYVGKEIYRQFPNLEYVAFTLRESISASHNNWGSLLYDPKTNKTYLSPVVDESFAPYEIKNIVDRVGGGDSFGAGLIYAFTDEELSQSLQSVLDYATAASCLCHSIQGDINFSSKEDVLRLMRGNASGRVIR